In Aggregatibacter sp. 2125159857, one DNA window encodes the following:
- a CDS encoding helix-turn-helix domain-containing protein — protein MSKYTLHFKYQAVLHYLHIRSQQRTADHYSISRTHLRRWIRAYQEGGIGALEHPHDSARFLTRA, from the coding sequence ATGAGCAAATATACATTACACTTCAAATACCAAGCCGTACTACACTACCTGCATATACGCAGCCAACAGCGTACCGCAGATCATTACAGCATCTCCCGAACCCACCTGCGACGATGGATACGCGCCTATCAAGAAGGCGGCATCGGCGCACTCGAACATCCCCACGATAGCGCGCGTTTCCTAACGCGTGCCTGA
- a CDS encoding cadmium resistance transporter, with protein sequence MFGTLPSYLYFDGEAIAKDGLRKDNKNLIFLVAMITFASCGADNIGVFVPPDSASVLACAITIYCGFGVSKIPRQAHE encoded by the coding sequence ATGTTTGGTACACTACCTTCTTATCTATATTTTGATGGAGAAGCTATTGCAAAAGATGGTTTGCGAAAAGACAATAAAAACCTGATTTTTCTAGTCGCTATGATTACTTTTGCAAGTTGTGGTGCTGACAATATTGGTGTTTTTGTCCCCCCTGATAGCGCAAGCGTCCTCGCTTGTGCCATTACAATCTATTGTGGTTTCGGAGTTAGCAAAATCCCGAGGCAAGCTCACGAATAA